The following are encoded together in the Methanomicrobia archaeon genome:
- a CDS encoding DUF1073 domain-containing protein, with protein sequence MTPRLFRDALNAALQKLTFPWLTPHPTSTGRETGYFQKTIKESDLYEMYKRNQLAHNIVYAVAHDALAGEFTVCDSTGEVLEKLNEQVQNLYAQMIFQPLLKCLIFARLYGSAGILIGYRDPRSFEHPANPKNKIDYLFAIPHGWVAAKVAATDDAGNVTIPAQLAYYELSTPSIKIHASRIIHLQPLSIEENFEGESCLIPLFDALTILKNLDWATGQTMFRHGAGLTTVVAGENANQEQIDAIDAVVTEINSKTVITLPPGCTVETHRPGALDPEKFYTVICNQIAGGANIPVSILLGAQKGAVEAASKDRKDYADMLLTIQKTVLAPALTAIVKRFQASGQLPPAEFLLNWSSPAIFLLDVARGRLYDARAETEAAKAERERAQAELIRAQAAALNAGEEEGEGEEEAEPEEASPNE encoded by the coding sequence ATGACTCCCCGCCTGTTTCGCGATGCCCTGAACGCCGCGCTCCAGAAACTTACCTTCCCCTGGCTCACGCCACACCCGACTTCGACAGGCAGGGAGACCGGATACTTCCAGAAAACCATCAAGGAAAGCGACCTTTACGAGATGTACAAGCGCAACCAGCTCGCGCACAACATCGTTTACGCGGTCGCTCATGACGCGCTTGCTGGTGAATTTACGGTCTGCGATAGCACGGGCGAAGTGCTCGAAAAGCTCAACGAGCAGGTTCAGAACCTCTATGCGCAGATGATCTTCCAGCCGCTGTTGAAATGCCTCATCTTCGCGCGGCTCTACGGTTCCGCGGGGATCTTAATCGGCTACCGCGACCCGCGCAGTTTTGAGCATCCCGCGAACCCCAAGAATAAAATCGATTACCTTTTCGCGATACCGCATGGCTGGGTCGCCGCGAAAGTCGCGGCAACGGATGACGCGGGCAACGTCACGATCCCCGCGCAGCTCGCGTATTACGAGCTTTCGACGCCGAGCATCAAGATCCACGCTTCGCGGATCATCCACCTGCAGCCGCTCTCGATCGAGGAGAATTTCGAGGGCGAATCGTGCTTAATTCCGCTTTTCGATGCGCTTACGATACTCAAGAATTTAGATTGGGCAACGGGCCAGACGATGTTCCGCCACGGTGCCGGCCTGACCACCGTGGTCGCCGGCGAAAACGCCAACCAGGAGCAGATCGACGCGATCGACGCGGTCGTGACTGAGATCAACAGTAAGACCGTGATCACGCTTCCGCCCGGGTGCACGGTCGAAACGCACCGGCCCGGCGCACTCGATCCCGAGAAGTTCTACACCGTCATCTGCAACCAGATCGCCGGCGGCGCGAACATCCCGGTCTCTATCCTGCTCGGCGCGCAGAAGGGCGCGGTTGAAGCGGCCTCGAAGGATCGCAAGGACTACGCGGATATGCTCTTGACGATCCAGAAAACGGTGCTCGCGCCTGCGCTCACCGCGATCGTGAAGAGGTTCCAGGCGAGCGGGCAGCTGCCACCGGCGGAGTTTCTTCTGAACTGGTCGTCGCCCGCGATCTTCCTGCTCGATGTCGCCCGCGGGCGGCTCTACGATGCACGCGCGGAGACGGAAGCCGCGAAGGCCGAACGCGAACGCGCGCAGGCGGAGCTCATTCGCGCGCAGGCGGCGGCGCTGAATGCGGGTGAAGAAGAAGGCGAAGGTGAAGAAGAAGCGGAACCGGAGGAGGCGAGCCCTAACGAGTGA